In Rhea pennata isolate bPtePen1 chromosome 34, bPtePen1.pri, whole genome shotgun sequence, one genomic interval encodes:
- the LOC134152871 gene encoding zinc finger protein OZF-like isoform X4, translating to MEDGRELEAPGAPGRGGTGVPGHIGEAGNRVEKEGAEDHGEQGGPDEAKPEETAVIKPEGNNSRSVLVGEAGESKQGLEGRRGREPAEAAHELTQHEGDQQLFAEESLYECSHCKKCFQDRSELICHQRLHRGEKTFKCQECGKEFGTSADLTSHQKSHMVEKPYQCSTCEKFFKDRSTLIRHERVHTGEKPYKCLDCGKRFTRSSDIIVHQRIHTGEKPFECSECGKRFSQRSNLFTHHIVHTGEKPFKCHECGKPFARRSELTIHQRTHTEEKPYQCSQCEKSFRGRYGLFRHERLHTGEKPYECPECGKSFGQSGDLITHQRFHTGEKPYHCAECGKFFCNKSSLVKHQRWHSGEKPYKCHECGKSFGQSSDLIAHQRTHTGEKPYPCSECGKRFTRKSSLIVHQRGHGGRRTAVCSKCGKAAEQSSSAGAPGGAPREDTRSLCTECAKSLEEGSNLLDQR from the exons ATGGAAGACGGGAGAGAGCTGGAGGCCCCTGGTGCCCCGGGCAGAGGGGGCACGGGTGTCCCCGGGCACATCGGCGAAG CAGGAAACAGGGTGGAGAAGGAGGGTGCAGAGGACCACGGGGAGCAGGGAGGCCCCGACGAAGCAAAACCGGAGGAAACAGCAGTGATAAAACCTGAAGGAAATAATTCTAGGAGCGTTCTGGTGGGAGAAGCTGGCGAGAGCAAGCAGGGGCTGGAGGGACGCCGGGGACGGGAGCCAGCGGAAGCAGCACACGAGCTCACCCAGCACGAGGGGGAtcagcagctctttgcagaagaaagtcTCTACGAATGTTCCCACTGTAAGAAATGCTTCCAGGACAGATCCGAGCTCATTTGCCATCAGAGGCTGCACAGAGGGGAAAAGACTTTCAAATGCCAGGAGTGCGGAAAGGAGTTCGGGACGAGCGCGGACCTCACTTCGCACCAGAAAAGCCACATGGTGGAGAAGCCCTACCAGTGCTCCACGTGCGAGAAGTTCTTCAAGGACAGGTCAACCCTCATTAGACACGAGAGGGTGCACACGGGGGAGAAACCTTACAAGTGTCTGGACTGCGGGAAGAGATTCACCCGGAGCTCGGACATTATCGTGCATCAGCGAATTCACACGGGGGAGAAACCCTTCGAGTGCTCCGAGTGCGGGAAGAGGTTCAGCCAGAGATCAAACCTGTTCACCCACCACATCGTACACACGGGGGAGAAGCCCTTCAAGTGCCACGAGTGCGGGAAACCCTTTGCACGGAGATCCGAGCTTACTATCCACCAGAGGACACACACAGAGGAGAAGCCTtaccagtgctcccagtgcgAGAAGTCCTTCCGGGGGAGGTACGGGCTCTTCAGGCACGAGCGGCTGCACACGGGCGAGAAACCCTACGAGTGCCCCGAGTGCGGGAAAAGCTTCGGGCAGAGCGGGGACCTCATCACGCACCAGCGCTTCCACACCGGAGAAAAGCCCTACCACTGCGCCGAGTGCGGCAAGTTCTTCTGCAACAAATCCAGCCTGGTGAAACATCAGAGGTGGCATTCGGGGGAGAAGCCCTACAAGTGCCACGAGTGCGGGAAGAGCTTCGGCCAGAGCTCGGACCTCATCGCCCACCAGCGAACGCACACGGGCGAGAAGCCCTACCCGTGCTCCGAGTGCGGGAAGAGGTTCACCAGGAAATCCAGCCTCATAGTCCATCAGCGGGGGCACGGCGGAAGGAGAACGGCCGTGTGCTCCAAGTGTGGGAAAGCCGCGGAGCAAAGCTCCAGCGCCGGCGCTCCGGGCGGCGCGCCCAGGGAAGACACCCGCTCCCTGTGCACCGAGTGCGCCAAGTCCCTCGAGGAGGGATCGAACCTCCTGGATCAGAGATGA
- the LOC134152871 gene encoding E3 ubiquitin-protein ligase TRIM7-like isoform X3 yields MASNSSSTREEGEEAPCRTVPQQLPDPGNLCRESSSCGGCTARSQQERGRFGDAEGATHRSRLRKGNFQAKLHLTNLVEKLKLLGLGGDREEKEHLCLWRNRTLTYKGDVKEASSSCDGQKAHGVPTTACVKESAQENMEQARGDLENLKKQREELLELKMTGERQCQDYLMQTEAERQKIVSEFRQLRRFLKEQELVLLARLGELDKEIMRRQEEEEAKMAGRISLLNILICEMERSLEQPPSKFMQDGKSTVNRWEKDSAWRPTEPFLDLEQKVHIISQQNIVLEEMLRRFQDILPSELEKGQGPSPGAGRKAFVTLDPDTANAWLILSRDRRGARWTDARQHLPSKPQRFDMSCCVLSCQGFASGRHCWEVEVADGGTWAVGVARESVRRKGWVDFLPEEGIWAIGLCGNQYRAFTSPATTVPANGKPRRIQVSLDYGGGQVAFYFSGQKPPVFTFQKVLFGGESIFSFFWVGRGSRLQLCP; encoded by the exons ATGGCCTCCAACTCATCTAGCAcaagggaagagggagaggaagcccCATGCCGTACCGTCCCGCAGCAGCTGCCGGATCCTGGGAACCTGTGCCGTGAATCCAGCAGCTGCGGAGGCTGCACGGCCAGATCCCAGCAGGAGCGAGGAAGGTTTGGAGATGCAGAGGGAGCCACCCACAGAAGCCGGCTCAGGAAAGGGAATTTCCAGGCAAAACTCCACCTGACCAATTTAGTTGAAAAGTTGAAGCTGTTGGGTCTAGGAGGagacagagaggagaaggagcatCTCTGCTTGTGGCGCAACAGGACACTCACCTACAAGGGTGATGTAAAAGAAGCTTCCTCAAGCTGTGATGGGCAAAAGGCTCACGGAGTTCCCACTACAGCCTGCGTAAAGGAATCTGCTCAGGAGAACATG gaACAAGCTCGCGGAGACTTGGAGAATCTCAAAAAACAAAGGGAGGAGCTGCTAGAATTGAAAATGACTGGAGAGAGGCAATGCCAGGATTACTTG ATGCAGACGGAGGCTGAGAGGCAGAAGATTGTGTCTGAATTTCGGCAGCTGCGCCGGTTTCTGAAGGAGCAAGAGCTTGTCCTCCTAGCCCGGCTGGGCGAGTTGGACAAAGAGATCATgaggaggcaggaggaagaggaggccaAGATGGCAGGGAGGATTTCTCTCCTCAATATCCTGATTTGCGAGATGGAGAGGAGCCTTGAGCAACCCCCGAGTAAATTCATGCAG GATGGCAAAAGCACTGTGAACAG GTGGGAGAAGGACAGTGCCTGGCGGCCGACGGAGCCCTTCCTAGACCTGGAACAGAAAGTCCATATTATTTCTCAACAAAACATTGTTCTCGAAGAGATGCTGAGGAGGTTCCAAG ACATTTTGCCATCTGAACTGGAGAAAGGGCAAGGACCGTCTCCAGGAGCAGGCAGAAAAG CGTTTGTGACTCTGGACCCCGACACTGCCAACGCATGGCTCATCCTGTCCAGGGACCGGAGGGGGGCGAGATGGACAGACGCACGGCAGCATCTGCCCTCCAAACCGCAGCGGTTCGACATGTCTTGCTGCGTACTGAGCTGCCAGGGGTTCGCCTCGGGGAGACACTGCTGGGAGGTGGAGGTGGCGGACGGGGGGACCTGGGCTGTTGGGGTGGCCAGGGAGTCTGTGAGGAGGAAAGGTTGGGTTGATTTTCTGCCCGAGGAGGGCATTTGGGCAATAGGGCTCTGCGGGAATCAGTACCGGGCCTTCACTTCTCCTGCAACCACGGTTCCTGCCAATGGGAAACCCAGGAGGATCCAGGTGTCTCTGGACTATGGAGGGGGACAAGTGGCGTTTTACTTCTCTGGTCAAAAGCCCCCAGTCTTTACTTTCCAAAAGGTCTTGTTTGGTGGCGAGagcatcttctctttcttctgggtggggagagggtcCCGCCTCCAGCTGTGCCCCTGA
- the LOC134152856 gene encoding zinc finger protein 883-like isoform X3: MERPEEPSERDAQGRRRAEAPGDPLGGCVTRRARAEPDPQREGAEQGDGPGPGPAEREGAEAKGARQEVARERERRPGGNDAGKEADQSGNVKVLKECKAQCRTPAREKKYVCNECGRSFGQSSNLIVHQRIHTGEKPYKCHECGKCFRQSSNLIVHQKTHTGEKLYECSKCQKCFQDRSLLTRHKRVHIGEKPFKCQQCGKSFIHKSRLLVHEKVHVGEQICQCPECGKCFREKSKFLQHQRRHMGERRYKCYECGEEFGQSSDLNVHQRIHVEEKLYQCSTCEKCFKDRSTLIRHETVHTGEKPYKCHECGKRFTRSSDIIVHQRTHTGEKPFECSECGKSFSHRSNLFRHQRMHTGEKPYKCEECGKRFGQSSELIVHQRTHTGEKPYHCSECEKFFRGRSTLFRHERLHTGVKPYECTECGKSFGQSGDLIAHQRFHTGEKPYQCAECRKFFSNRSSLVRHQRLHAGEKPYKCHECGKSFGQSSDLIAHQRTHTGEKPYPCPVCGKSFSRRSNLVVHQRVHRGDRPCKCPKCGKSFQADSNLAVKRRAPPEENARQCPECAKRFEAGSSLVEHQR; the protein is encoded by the exons ATGGAGCGACCCGAAGAGCCCTCGGAGCGGGACGCCCAGGGCAGGCGGCGAGCGGAGGCGCCCGGAGACCCCCTCGGCG GATGTGTGACGAGGAGGGCGAGGGCAGAGCCGGACccgcagcgggaaggtgccgAGCAAGGGGACGGGCCCGGCCCGGGACCCGCGGAACGGGAAGGGGCCGAAGCGAAGGGCGCTCGGCAGGAAGTAGCGCGGGAGAGGGAGCGGAGACCGGGAGGAAACGACGCAGGCAAGGAAGCGGATCAGTCCGGAAACGTAAAGGTCCTCAAGGAATGCAAAGCCCAGTGCAGAACCCCCGCCCGGGAGAAGAAGTACGTGTGCAACGAGTGCGGGAGAAGTTTTGGCCAGAGCTCGAACCTGATCGTGCATCAGCGAATCCACACGGGAGAGAAACCTTATAAATGTCACGAATGCGGAAAATGCTTTAGGCAGAGCTCCAATCTGATCGTGCACCAGAAAACTCACACGGGGGAAAAGCTCTACGAGTGCTCCAAGTGCCAGAAGTGCTTCCAAGACAGGTCGCTGCTCACGCGGCACAAGCGAGTTCACATAGGAGAGAAACCTTTTAAATGCCAACAGTGCGGGAAGAGCTTCATTCACAAATCAAGACTTCTGGTCCACGAGAAGGTACACGTAGGAGAACAAATCTGCCAGTGTCCTGAGTGTGGGAAATGCTTCCGGGAAAAATCAAAGTTCCTTCAGCATCAGAGACGACACATGGGAGAGAGGCGATACAAGTGCTACGAGTGCGGGGAGGAGTTCGGCCAGAGCTCGGACCTCAACGTCCACCAGCGGATCCACGTGGAGGAGAAGCTCTACCAGTGCTCCACGTGCGAGAAGTGCTTCAAGGACAGGTCAACCCTCATCAGACACGAGACAGTGCACACGGGGGAGAAACCTTATAAATGCCACGAATGCGGGAAGAGGTTCACCCGGAGCTCGGACATTATCGTGCACCAGCGAACGCACACGGGGGAGAAACCCTTCGAGTGCTCCGAGTGCGGGAAGAGCTTCAGCCACAGATCCAATCTTTTCCGGCACCAGAGGATGCACACGGGGGAGAAGCCGTACAAGTGCGAAGAGTGCGGGAAGCGATTtgggcagagctcagagctcATCGTCCACCAGCGAACGCACACGGGCGAGAAGCCCTACCATTGCTCCGAGTGCGAGAAGTTCTTCCGGGGGAGATCGACGCTGTTCAGGCACGAGCGGCTGCACACGGGCGTTAAACCGTACGAATGCACCGAGTGCGGGAAAAGCTTCGGGCAGAGCGGGGACCTCATCGCGCACCAGCGCTTCCACACCGGAGAAAAGCCCTACCAGTGCGCCGAGTGCCGGAAATTCTTCAGTAACAGGTCAAGCCTCGTTCGGCATCAGAGGCTGCACGCGGGGGAGAAGCCCTACAAGTGCCACGAGTGCGGGAAGAGCTTCGGCCAGAGCTCGGACCTCATCGCCCACCAGCGAACGCACACGGGCGAGAAGCCCTACCCGTGCCCGGTCTGCGGGAAGAGTTTCAGCAGGAGATCGAACCTCGTCGTGCACCAGCGAGTGCACAGAGGGGACAGACCCTGCAAATGCCCAAAGTGTGGGAAAAGCTTCCAGGCGGACTCGAATCTCGCCGTGAagcggcgcgcgccgccggaAGAGAACGCTCGGCAGTGCCCTGAATGTGCAAAGCGTTTCGAGGCGGGATCGAGCCTCGTTGAGCATCAGCGATAA
- the LOC134152856 gene encoding zinc finger protein 883-like isoform X2, with amino-acid sequence MERPEEPSERDAQGRRRAEAPGDPLGGEEPTPRGRPPGSPCCRGRPPSCTRRPERGCEAVRLVALRVSIPPPVHRDVVSLPEKKKKKAVSFVCNRAGCVTRRARAEPDPQREGAEQGDGPGPGPAEREGAEAKGARQEVARERERRPGGNDAGKEADQSGNVKVLKECKAQCRTPAREKKYVCNECGRSFGQSSNLIVHQRIHTGEKPYKCHECGKCFRQSSNLIVHQKTHTGEKLYECSKCQKCFQDRSLLTRHKRVHIGEKPFKCQQCGKSFIHKSRLLVHEKVHVGEQICQCPECGKCFREKSKFLQHQRRHMGERRYKCYECGEEFGQSSDLNVHQRIHVEEKLYQCSTCEKCFKDRSTLIRHETVHTGEKPYKCHECGKRFTRSSDIIVHQRTHTGEKPFECSECGKSFSHRSNLFRHQRMHTGEKPYKCEECGKRFGQSSELIVHQRTHTGEKPYHCSECEKFFRGRSTLFRHERLHTGVKPYECTECGKSFGQSGDLIAHQRFHTGEKPYQCAECRKFFSNRSSLVRHQRLHAGEKPYKCHECGKSFGQSSDLIAHQRTHTGEKPYPCPVCGKSFSRRSNLVVHQRVHRGDRPCKCPKCGKSFQADSNLAVKRRAPPEENARQCPECAKRFEAGSSLVEHQR; translated from the coding sequence ATGGAGCGACCCGAAGAGCCCTCGGAGCGGGACGCCCAGGGCAGGCGGCGAGCGGAGGCGCCCGGAGACCCCCTCGGCGGTGAGGAGCCCACCCCTCGGGGGAGGCCGCCCGGCTCCCCGTGCTGCCGGGGCCGTCCTCCCTCGTGCACCCGCCGGCCGGAGCGCGGGTGCGAGGCGGTGCGACTCGTTGCTCTGCGCGTGTCGATCCCCCCTCCCGTACACCGTGACGTTGTTtcccttccagaaaaaaaaaaaaaaaaagctgtttcttttgtcTGTAACCGGGCAGGATGTGTGACGAGGAGGGCGAGGGCAGAGCCGGACccgcagcgggaaggtgccgAGCAAGGGGACGGGCCCGGCCCGGGACCCGCGGAACGGGAAGGGGCCGAAGCGAAGGGCGCTCGGCAGGAAGTAGCGCGGGAGAGGGAGCGGAGACCGGGAGGAAACGACGCAGGCAAGGAAGCGGATCAGTCCGGAAACGTAAAGGTCCTCAAGGAATGCAAAGCCCAGTGCAGAACCCCCGCCCGGGAGAAGAAGTACGTGTGCAACGAGTGCGGGAGAAGTTTTGGCCAGAGCTCGAACCTGATCGTGCATCAGCGAATCCACACGGGAGAGAAACCTTATAAATGTCACGAATGCGGAAAATGCTTTAGGCAGAGCTCCAATCTGATCGTGCACCAGAAAACTCACACGGGGGAAAAGCTCTACGAGTGCTCCAAGTGCCAGAAGTGCTTCCAAGACAGGTCGCTGCTCACGCGGCACAAGCGAGTTCACATAGGAGAGAAACCTTTTAAATGCCAACAGTGCGGGAAGAGCTTCATTCACAAATCAAGACTTCTGGTCCACGAGAAGGTACACGTAGGAGAACAAATCTGCCAGTGTCCTGAGTGTGGGAAATGCTTCCGGGAAAAATCAAAGTTCCTTCAGCATCAGAGACGACACATGGGAGAGAGGCGATACAAGTGCTACGAGTGCGGGGAGGAGTTCGGCCAGAGCTCGGACCTCAACGTCCACCAGCGGATCCACGTGGAGGAGAAGCTCTACCAGTGCTCCACGTGCGAGAAGTGCTTCAAGGACAGGTCAACCCTCATCAGACACGAGACAGTGCACACGGGGGAGAAACCTTATAAATGCCACGAATGCGGGAAGAGGTTCACCCGGAGCTCGGACATTATCGTGCACCAGCGAACGCACACGGGGGAGAAACCCTTCGAGTGCTCCGAGTGCGGGAAGAGCTTCAGCCACAGATCCAATCTTTTCCGGCACCAGAGGATGCACACGGGGGAGAAGCCGTACAAGTGCGAAGAGTGCGGGAAGCGATTtgggcagagctcagagctcATCGTCCACCAGCGAACGCACACGGGCGAGAAGCCCTACCATTGCTCCGAGTGCGAGAAGTTCTTCCGGGGGAGATCGACGCTGTTCAGGCACGAGCGGCTGCACACGGGCGTTAAACCGTACGAATGCACCGAGTGCGGGAAAAGCTTCGGGCAGAGCGGGGACCTCATCGCGCACCAGCGCTTCCACACCGGAGAAAAGCCCTACCAGTGCGCCGAGTGCCGGAAATTCTTCAGTAACAGGTCAAGCCTCGTTCGGCATCAGAGGCTGCACGCGGGGGAGAAGCCCTACAAGTGCCACGAGTGCGGGAAGAGCTTCGGCCAGAGCTCGGACCTCATCGCCCACCAGCGAACGCACACGGGCGAGAAGCCCTACCCGTGCCCGGTCTGCGGGAAGAGTTTCAGCAGGAGATCGAACCTCGTCGTGCACCAGCGAGTGCACAGAGGGGACAGACCCTGCAAATGCCCAAAGTGTGGGAAAAGCTTCCAGGCGGACTCGAATCTCGCCGTGAagcggcgcgcgccgccggaAGAGAACGCTCGGCAGTGCCCTGAATGTGCAAAGCGTTTCGAGGCGGGATCGAGCCTCGTTGAGCATCAGCGATAA
- the LOC134152871 gene encoding zinc finger protein OZF-like isoform X2 — translation MGWDPGVRRLGPGRPARRKGREQQPGVTVAGAGAEPSRAEHRVAAVQPGPPRRFPAPGSASAAWMEDGRELEAPGAPGRGGTGVPGHIGEGNRVEKEGAEDHGEQGGPDEAKPEETAVIKPEGNNSRSVLVGEAGESKQGLEGRRGREPAEAAHELTQHEGDQQLFAEESLYECSHCKKCFQDRSELICHQRLHRGEKTFKCQECGKEFGTSADLTSHQKSHMVEKPYQCSTCEKFFKDRSTLIRHERVHTGEKPYKCLDCGKRFTRSSDIIVHQRIHTGEKPFECSECGKRFSQRSNLFTHHIVHTGEKPFKCHECGKPFARRSELTIHQRTHTEEKPYQCSQCEKSFRGRYGLFRHERLHTGEKPYECPECGKSFGQSGDLITHQRFHTGEKPYHCAECGKFFCNKSSLVKHQRWHSGEKPYKCHECGKSFGQSSDLIAHQRTHTGEKPYPCSECGKRFTRKSSLIVHQRGHGGRRTAVCSKCGKAAEQSSSAGAPGGAPREDTRSLCTECAKSLEEGSNLLDQR, via the exons ATGGGCTGGGACCCCGGCGTCCGGAGGCTGGGACCCGGCCGTCCGGCACGCAGGAAGGGGCGGGAGCAGCAGCCCGGAGTCACCGTGGCCGGAGcgggagccgagccgagccgcgctgAGCATCGCGTCGCCGCGGTCCAGCCTGGCCCGCCACGG CGTTTTCCAGCGCCCGGATCGGCCTCAGCTGCCTGGATGGAAGACGGGAGAGAGCTGGAGGCCCCTGGTGCCCCGGGCAGAGGGGGCACGGGTGTCCCCGGGCACATCGGCGAAG GAAACAGGGTGGAGAAGGAGGGTGCAGAGGACCACGGGGAGCAGGGAGGCCCCGACGAAGCAAAACCGGAGGAAACAGCAGTGATAAAACCTGAAGGAAATAATTCTAGGAGCGTTCTGGTGGGAGAAGCTGGCGAGAGCAAGCAGGGGCTGGAGGGACGCCGGGGACGGGAGCCAGCGGAAGCAGCACACGAGCTCACCCAGCACGAGGGGGAtcagcagctctttgcagaagaaagtcTCTACGAATGTTCCCACTGTAAGAAATGCTTCCAGGACAGATCCGAGCTCATTTGCCATCAGAGGCTGCACAGAGGGGAAAAGACTTTCAAATGCCAGGAGTGCGGAAAGGAGTTCGGGACGAGCGCGGACCTCACTTCGCACCAGAAAAGCCACATGGTGGAGAAGCCCTACCAGTGCTCCACGTGCGAGAAGTTCTTCAAGGACAGGTCAACCCTCATTAGACACGAGAGGGTGCACACGGGGGAGAAACCTTACAAGTGTCTGGACTGCGGGAAGAGATTCACCCGGAGCTCGGACATTATCGTGCATCAGCGAATTCACACGGGGGAGAAACCCTTCGAGTGCTCCGAGTGCGGGAAGAGGTTCAGCCAGAGATCAAACCTGTTCACCCACCACATCGTACACACGGGGGAGAAGCCCTTCAAGTGCCACGAGTGCGGGAAACCCTTTGCACGGAGATCCGAGCTTACTATCCACCAGAGGACACACACAGAGGAGAAGCCTtaccagtgctcccagtgcgAGAAGTCCTTCCGGGGGAGGTACGGGCTCTTCAGGCACGAGCGGCTGCACACGGGCGAGAAACCCTACGAGTGCCCCGAGTGCGGGAAAAGCTTCGGGCAGAGCGGGGACCTCATCACGCACCAGCGCTTCCACACCGGAGAAAAGCCCTACCACTGCGCCGAGTGCGGCAAGTTCTTCTGCAACAAATCCAGCCTGGTGAAACATCAGAGGTGGCATTCGGGGGAGAAGCCCTACAAGTGCCACGAGTGCGGGAAGAGCTTCGGCCAGAGCTCGGACCTCATCGCCCACCAGCGAACGCACACGGGCGAGAAGCCCTACCCGTGCTCCGAGTGCGGGAAGAGGTTCACCAGGAAATCCAGCCTCATAGTCCATCAGCGGGGGCACGGCGGAAGGAGAACGGCCGTGTGCTCCAAGTGTGGGAAAGCCGCGGAGCAAAGCTCCAGCGCCGGCGCTCCGGGCGGCGCGCCCAGGGAAGACACCCGCTCCCTGTGCACCGAGTGCGCCAAGTCCCTCGAGGAGGGATCGAACCTCCTGGATCAGAGATGA
- the LOC134152871 gene encoding zinc finger protein OZF-like isoform X1, with product MGWDPGVRRLGPGRPARRKGREQQPGVTVAGAGAEPSRAEHRVAAVQPGPPRRFPAPGSASAAWMEDGRELEAPGAPGRGGTGVPGHIGEAGNRVEKEGAEDHGEQGGPDEAKPEETAVIKPEGNNSRSVLVGEAGESKQGLEGRRGREPAEAAHELTQHEGDQQLFAEESLYECSHCKKCFQDRSELICHQRLHRGEKTFKCQECGKEFGTSADLTSHQKSHMVEKPYQCSTCEKFFKDRSTLIRHERVHTGEKPYKCLDCGKRFTRSSDIIVHQRIHTGEKPFECSECGKRFSQRSNLFTHHIVHTGEKPFKCHECGKPFARRSELTIHQRTHTEEKPYQCSQCEKSFRGRYGLFRHERLHTGEKPYECPECGKSFGQSGDLITHQRFHTGEKPYHCAECGKFFCNKSSLVKHQRWHSGEKPYKCHECGKSFGQSSDLIAHQRTHTGEKPYPCSECGKRFTRKSSLIVHQRGHGGRRTAVCSKCGKAAEQSSSAGAPGGAPREDTRSLCTECAKSLEEGSNLLDQR from the exons ATGGGCTGGGACCCCGGCGTCCGGAGGCTGGGACCCGGCCGTCCGGCACGCAGGAAGGGGCGGGAGCAGCAGCCCGGAGTCACCGTGGCCGGAGcgggagccgagccgagccgcgctgAGCATCGCGTCGCCGCGGTCCAGCCTGGCCCGCCACGG CGTTTTCCAGCGCCCGGATCGGCCTCAGCTGCCTGGATGGAAGACGGGAGAGAGCTGGAGGCCCCTGGTGCCCCGGGCAGAGGGGGCACGGGTGTCCCCGGGCACATCGGCGAAG CAGGAAACAGGGTGGAGAAGGAGGGTGCAGAGGACCACGGGGAGCAGGGAGGCCCCGACGAAGCAAAACCGGAGGAAACAGCAGTGATAAAACCTGAAGGAAATAATTCTAGGAGCGTTCTGGTGGGAGAAGCTGGCGAGAGCAAGCAGGGGCTGGAGGGACGCCGGGGACGGGAGCCAGCGGAAGCAGCACACGAGCTCACCCAGCACGAGGGGGAtcagcagctctttgcagaagaaagtcTCTACGAATGTTCCCACTGTAAGAAATGCTTCCAGGACAGATCCGAGCTCATTTGCCATCAGAGGCTGCACAGAGGGGAAAAGACTTTCAAATGCCAGGAGTGCGGAAAGGAGTTCGGGACGAGCGCGGACCTCACTTCGCACCAGAAAAGCCACATGGTGGAGAAGCCCTACCAGTGCTCCACGTGCGAGAAGTTCTTCAAGGACAGGTCAACCCTCATTAGACACGAGAGGGTGCACACGGGGGAGAAACCTTACAAGTGTCTGGACTGCGGGAAGAGATTCACCCGGAGCTCGGACATTATCGTGCATCAGCGAATTCACACGGGGGAGAAACCCTTCGAGTGCTCCGAGTGCGGGAAGAGGTTCAGCCAGAGATCAAACCTGTTCACCCACCACATCGTACACACGGGGGAGAAGCCCTTCAAGTGCCACGAGTGCGGGAAACCCTTTGCACGGAGATCCGAGCTTACTATCCACCAGAGGACACACACAGAGGAGAAGCCTtaccagtgctcccagtgcgAGAAGTCCTTCCGGGGGAGGTACGGGCTCTTCAGGCACGAGCGGCTGCACACGGGCGAGAAACCCTACGAGTGCCCCGAGTGCGGGAAAAGCTTCGGGCAGAGCGGGGACCTCATCACGCACCAGCGCTTCCACACCGGAGAAAAGCCCTACCACTGCGCCGAGTGCGGCAAGTTCTTCTGCAACAAATCCAGCCTGGTGAAACATCAGAGGTGGCATTCGGGGGAGAAGCCCTACAAGTGCCACGAGTGCGGGAAGAGCTTCGGCCAGAGCTCGGACCTCATCGCCCACCAGCGAACGCACACGGGCGAGAAGCCCTACCCGTGCTCCGAGTGCGGGAAGAGGTTCACCAGGAAATCCAGCCTCATAGTCCATCAGCGGGGGCACGGCGGAAGGAGAACGGCCGTGTGCTCCAAGTGTGGGAAAGCCGCGGAGCAAAGCTCCAGCGCCGGCGCTCCGGGCGGCGCGCCCAGGGAAGACACCCGCTCCCTGTGCACCGAGTGCGCCAAGTCCCTCGAGGAGGGATCGAACCTCCTGGATCAGAGATGA